Proteins co-encoded in one Nothobranchius furzeri strain GRZ-AD chromosome 4, NfurGRZ-RIMD1, whole genome shotgun sequence genomic window:
- the bmal2 gene encoding aryl hydrocarbon receptor nuclear translocator-like protein 2 isoform X3, producing MSPSLTAGMSLNMEMHRKRKGSTDNQDSKLAAIEDGDVEDDQNRSDGEDQHAKIKCFREPHSKIEKRRREKMNNLINRLSAMIPTCNPMSRKLDKLTVLRMAVQHLKSLKGSASTFSESSYKPSFLPDEELKHLVLKAADGFLFVVGCDRGKIVFVSESVTTILNYSRAELIGQSLFDYIHPKDMGKVKEQLSASELHPRERLIDAKTGVQVQADLPVGASRLCSGARRSFFCRMKYNKIPVKVENKESQANASKKKETQKYCTVHCTGYMRSWPTSQMGAEGEGEAEKQDSSFFSCLVAVGRIHSHASPQVNREVRVKPTVFITRYAMDGKFTFVDQRATTVLGYLPQELLGTSCYEYFHQDDLLHLADRHRKVLRSREKIETNCYKFKTKHGSFVTLQSQWFSFVNPWNKEVEYIVSTNTVISHDNSRTGRSGNKSDQSSNSKISEDCKKSLPVIPGISSAPGTMIYAGSIGTQIANELLDFNKLNSSPSSGNTSPFSQPQDKSPQTLNQISNSVPMGETSDMEIPGKSSSESEPQGASFSGGDSLMGENSQLDLDSVVGPGLNSLSNDEAAMAVIMSLLETDTNFGEAVDFEEMHWSL from the exons ATGTCTCCGTCTCTGACAGCCGGTATGTCCCTCAACATGGAAATGCACAGGAAACGCAAGGGCAGCACAGACAACCA GGATTCAAAGCTGGCTGCAATTGAGGATGGAGATGTGGAAGATGACCAAAACAG GTCAGATGGAGAAGACCAACATGCCAAAATAAAGTGCTTCAG GGAACCTCATAGCAAAATTGAGAAAAGGAGACGGGAAAAAATGAACAATCTCATTAACAGGCTTTCAGCCATGATACCGACGTGTAACCCCATGTCTCGTAAGCTGGACAAACTCACCGTGCTCCGGATGGCGGTGCAGCATCTCAAATCTCTCAAAG GTTCAGCTAGCACGTTTTCTGAATCTAGTTACAAACCATCATTCCTCCCTGATGAGGAGCTTAAACACCTAGTCCTCAAG GCTGCAGATGGGTTCCTGTTTGTAGTGGGCTGTGATCGTGGAAAAATAGTGTTTGTATCAGAGTCCGTCACGACGATATTAAATTATAGTCGG gcGGAGCTgattggacagagtttgtttgatTACATCCACCCTAAAGACATGGGGAAAGTCAAAGAGCAGCTGTCTGCTTCGGAATTACATCCTCGCGAACGACTAATAGATGCTAAAA CTGGTGTTCAGGTCCAGGCTGACCTCCCTGTTGGTGCATCACGGTTGTGTTCTGGTGCACGTCGCTCGTTCTTTTGTCGAATGAAGTACAACAAAATACCTGTCAAAGTGGAAAACAAGGAATCCCAGGCAAACGCCTCCAAAAAGAAAG AGACGCAGAAGTACTGCACAGTCCACTGCACAGGCTACATGCGCAGCTGGCCCACCAGTCAGATGGGAgcagagggcgagggcgaggcagAGAAGCAGGATAGCTCCTTCTTCAGCTGCCTGGTGGCGGTGGGACGCATCCACTCCCACGCTTCTCCTCAAGTGAACAGGGAGGTCCGAGTTAAACCCACGGTGTTCATCACGCGCTACGCCATGGATGGCAAATTCACCTTTGTTGATCAAAG AGCAACGACTGTTCTTGGTTATCTTCCTCAAGAACTACTCGGGACATCCTGCTACGAGTACTTCCATCAAGATGACTTACTACATTTAGCTGATAGACATCGAAAAG TGCTGCGGAGTCGAGAGAAAATAGAGACAAACTGCTATAAATTCAAAACAAAACATGGTTCTTTTGTCACTCTGCAAAGTCAGTGGTTTAGTTTTGTAAATCCCTGGAATAAAGAAGTAGAATACATAGTGTCAACTAACACCGTTATATC GCATGACAACAGTCGAACAGGACGATCGGGAAATAAGTCGGATCAGTCAAGCAATTCCAAGATTTCAGAAG ACTGCAAAAAGTCCCTTCCAGTGATACCAGGCATCTCCTCTGCACCTGGAACCATGATTTATGCTGGGAGCATAGGGACCCAGATCGCCAACGAGCTGCTGGATTTTAACAA GCTGAACTCATCCCCTTCCAGTGGAAACACGAGTCCTTTCAGCCAGCCACAAGATAAATCTCCTCAAACACTCAATCAAATCAGCAACAGT GTGCCAATGGGCGAAACATCTGACATGGAGATTCCAGGAAAGTCGAGCTCTGAGAGTGAGCCTCAGGGAGCTTCATTCTCAGGAGGAGACTCTCTGATGG GGGAAAATTCCCAGCTGGATTTGGACAGTGTAGTTGGACCTGGTCTCAACAGTCTTAGTAACGATGAAGCGGCCATGGCGGTGATCATGAGCCTCCTGGAGACGGACACAAACTTCGGAGAAGCCGTAGACTTTGAAGAGATGCACTGGTCTTTGTAA
- the bmal2 gene encoding aryl hydrocarbon receptor nuclear translocator-like protein 2 isoform X2, whose translation MSAKNAAAGGGDRAGSEPADDVLVEEEQSRSVSLSGLMSPSLTAGMSLNMEMHRKRKGSTDNQDSKLAAIEDGDVEDDQNRSDGEDQHAKIKCFREPHSKIEKRRREKMNNLINRLSAMIPTCNPMSRKLDKLTVLRMAVQHLKSLKGSASTFSESSYKPSFLPDEELKHLVLKAELIGQSLFDYIHPKDMGKVKEQLSASELHPRERLIDAKTGVQVQADLPVGASRLCSGARRSFFCRMKYNKIPVKVENKESQANASKKKETQKYCTVHCTGYMRSWPTSQMGAEGEGEAEKQDSSFFSCLVAVGRIHSHASPQVNREVRVKPTVFITRYAMDGKFTFVDQRATTVLGYLPQELLGTSCYEYFHQDDLLHLADRHRKVLRSREKIETNCYKFKTKHGSFVTLQSQWFSFVNPWNKEVEYIVSTNTVISHDNSRTGRSGNKSDQSSNSKISEDCKKSLPVIPGISSAPGTMIYAGSIGTQIANELLDFNKLNSSPSSGNTSPFSQPQDKSPQTLNQISNSVPMGETSDMEIPGKSSSESEPQGASFSGGDSLMGENSQLDLDSVVGPGLNSLSNDEAAMAVIMSLLETDTNFGEAVDFEEMHWSL comes from the exons ATGACGTGCTGGTTGAGGAAGAACAAAGCAGGTCAGTGTCTCTGTCCGGCTTGATGTCTCCGTCTCTGACAGCCGGTATGTCCCTCAACATGGAAATGCACAGGAAACGCAAGGGCAGCACAGACAACCA GGATTCAAAGCTGGCTGCAATTGAGGATGGAGATGTGGAAGATGACCAAAACAG GTCAGATGGAGAAGACCAACATGCCAAAATAAAGTGCTTCAG GGAACCTCATAGCAAAATTGAGAAAAGGAGACGGGAAAAAATGAACAATCTCATTAACAGGCTTTCAGCCATGATACCGACGTGTAACCCCATGTCTCGTAAGCTGGACAAACTCACCGTGCTCCGGATGGCGGTGCAGCATCTCAAATCTCTCAAAG GTTCAGCTAGCACGTTTTCTGAATCTAGTTACAAACCATCATTCCTCCCTGATGAGGAGCTTAAACACCTAGTCCTCAAG gcGGAGCTgattggacagagtttgtttgatTACATCCACCCTAAAGACATGGGGAAAGTCAAAGAGCAGCTGTCTGCTTCGGAATTACATCCTCGCGAACGACTAATAGATGCTAAAA CTGGTGTTCAGGTCCAGGCTGACCTCCCTGTTGGTGCATCACGGTTGTGTTCTGGTGCACGTCGCTCGTTCTTTTGTCGAATGAAGTACAACAAAATACCTGTCAAAGTGGAAAACAAGGAATCCCAGGCAAACGCCTCCAAAAAGAAAG AGACGCAGAAGTACTGCACAGTCCACTGCACAGGCTACATGCGCAGCTGGCCCACCAGTCAGATGGGAgcagagggcgagggcgaggcagAGAAGCAGGATAGCTCCTTCTTCAGCTGCCTGGTGGCGGTGGGACGCATCCACTCCCACGCTTCTCCTCAAGTGAACAGGGAGGTCCGAGTTAAACCCACGGTGTTCATCACGCGCTACGCCATGGATGGCAAATTCACCTTTGTTGATCAAAG AGCAACGACTGTTCTTGGTTATCTTCCTCAAGAACTACTCGGGACATCCTGCTACGAGTACTTCCATCAAGATGACTTACTACATTTAGCTGATAGACATCGAAAAG TGCTGCGGAGTCGAGAGAAAATAGAGACAAACTGCTATAAATTCAAAACAAAACATGGTTCTTTTGTCACTCTGCAAAGTCAGTGGTTTAGTTTTGTAAATCCCTGGAATAAAGAAGTAGAATACATAGTGTCAACTAACACCGTTATATC GCATGACAACAGTCGAACAGGACGATCGGGAAATAAGTCGGATCAGTCAAGCAATTCCAAGATTTCAGAAG ACTGCAAAAAGTCCCTTCCAGTGATACCAGGCATCTCCTCTGCACCTGGAACCATGATTTATGCTGGGAGCATAGGGACCCAGATCGCCAACGAGCTGCTGGATTTTAACAA GCTGAACTCATCCCCTTCCAGTGGAAACACGAGTCCTTTCAGCCAGCCACAAGATAAATCTCCTCAAACACTCAATCAAATCAGCAACAGT GTGCCAATGGGCGAAACATCTGACATGGAGATTCCAGGAAAGTCGAGCTCTGAGAGTGAGCCTCAGGGAGCTTCATTCTCAGGAGGAGACTCTCTGATGG GGGAAAATTCCCAGCTGGATTTGGACAGTGTAGTTGGACCTGGTCTCAACAGTCTTAGTAACGATGAAGCGGCCATGGCGGTGATCATGAGCCTCCTGGAGACGGACACAAACTTCGGAGAAGCCGTAGACTTTGAAGAGATGCACTGGTCTTTGTAA
- the bmal2 gene encoding aryl hydrocarbon receptor nuclear translocator-like protein 2 isoform X1, with the protein MSAKNAAAGGGDRAGSEPADDVLVEEEQSRSVSLSGLMSPSLTAGMSLNMEMHRKRKGSTDNQDSKLAAIEDGDVEDDQNRSDGEDQHAKIKCFREPHSKIEKRRREKMNNLINRLSAMIPTCNPMSRKLDKLTVLRMAVQHLKSLKGSASTFSESSYKPSFLPDEELKHLVLKAADGFLFVVGCDRGKIVFVSESVTTILNYSRAELIGQSLFDYIHPKDMGKVKEQLSASELHPRERLIDAKTGVQVQADLPVGASRLCSGARRSFFCRMKYNKIPVKVENKESQANASKKKETQKYCTVHCTGYMRSWPTSQMGAEGEGEAEKQDSSFFSCLVAVGRIHSHASPQVNREVRVKPTVFITRYAMDGKFTFVDQRATTVLGYLPQELLGTSCYEYFHQDDLLHLADRHRKVLRSREKIETNCYKFKTKHGSFVTLQSQWFSFVNPWNKEVEYIVSTNTVISHDNSRTGRSGNKSDQSSNSKISEDCKKSLPVIPGISSAPGTMIYAGSIGTQIANELLDFNKLNSSPSSGNTSPFSQPQDKSPQTLNQISNSVPMGETSDMEIPGKSSSESEPQGASFSGGDSLMGENSQLDLDSVVGPGLNSLSNDEAAMAVIMSLLETDTNFGEAVDFEEMHWSL; encoded by the exons ATGACGTGCTGGTTGAGGAAGAACAAAGCAGGTCAGTGTCTCTGTCCGGCTTGATGTCTCCGTCTCTGACAGCCGGTATGTCCCTCAACATGGAAATGCACAGGAAACGCAAGGGCAGCACAGACAACCA GGATTCAAAGCTGGCTGCAATTGAGGATGGAGATGTGGAAGATGACCAAAACAG GTCAGATGGAGAAGACCAACATGCCAAAATAAAGTGCTTCAG GGAACCTCATAGCAAAATTGAGAAAAGGAGACGGGAAAAAATGAACAATCTCATTAACAGGCTTTCAGCCATGATACCGACGTGTAACCCCATGTCTCGTAAGCTGGACAAACTCACCGTGCTCCGGATGGCGGTGCAGCATCTCAAATCTCTCAAAG GTTCAGCTAGCACGTTTTCTGAATCTAGTTACAAACCATCATTCCTCCCTGATGAGGAGCTTAAACACCTAGTCCTCAAG GCTGCAGATGGGTTCCTGTTTGTAGTGGGCTGTGATCGTGGAAAAATAGTGTTTGTATCAGAGTCCGTCACGACGATATTAAATTATAGTCGG gcGGAGCTgattggacagagtttgtttgatTACATCCACCCTAAAGACATGGGGAAAGTCAAAGAGCAGCTGTCTGCTTCGGAATTACATCCTCGCGAACGACTAATAGATGCTAAAA CTGGTGTTCAGGTCCAGGCTGACCTCCCTGTTGGTGCATCACGGTTGTGTTCTGGTGCACGTCGCTCGTTCTTTTGTCGAATGAAGTACAACAAAATACCTGTCAAAGTGGAAAACAAGGAATCCCAGGCAAACGCCTCCAAAAAGAAAG AGACGCAGAAGTACTGCACAGTCCACTGCACAGGCTACATGCGCAGCTGGCCCACCAGTCAGATGGGAgcagagggcgagggcgaggcagAGAAGCAGGATAGCTCCTTCTTCAGCTGCCTGGTGGCGGTGGGACGCATCCACTCCCACGCTTCTCCTCAAGTGAACAGGGAGGTCCGAGTTAAACCCACGGTGTTCATCACGCGCTACGCCATGGATGGCAAATTCACCTTTGTTGATCAAAG AGCAACGACTGTTCTTGGTTATCTTCCTCAAGAACTACTCGGGACATCCTGCTACGAGTACTTCCATCAAGATGACTTACTACATTTAGCTGATAGACATCGAAAAG TGCTGCGGAGTCGAGAGAAAATAGAGACAAACTGCTATAAATTCAAAACAAAACATGGTTCTTTTGTCACTCTGCAAAGTCAGTGGTTTAGTTTTGTAAATCCCTGGAATAAAGAAGTAGAATACATAGTGTCAACTAACACCGTTATATC GCATGACAACAGTCGAACAGGACGATCGGGAAATAAGTCGGATCAGTCAAGCAATTCCAAGATTTCAGAAG ACTGCAAAAAGTCCCTTCCAGTGATACCAGGCATCTCCTCTGCACCTGGAACCATGATTTATGCTGGGAGCATAGGGACCCAGATCGCCAACGAGCTGCTGGATTTTAACAA GCTGAACTCATCCCCTTCCAGTGGAAACACGAGTCCTTTCAGCCAGCCACAAGATAAATCTCCTCAAACACTCAATCAAATCAGCAACAGT GTGCCAATGGGCGAAACATCTGACATGGAGATTCCAGGAAAGTCGAGCTCTGAGAGTGAGCCTCAGGGAGCTTCATTCTCAGGAGGAGACTCTCTGATGG GGGAAAATTCCCAGCTGGATTTGGACAGTGTAGTTGGACCTGGTCTCAACAGTCTTAGTAACGATGAAGCGGCCATGGCGGTGATCATGAGCCTCCTGGAGACGGACACAAACTTCGGAGAAGCCGTAGACTTTGAAGAGATGCACTGGTCTTTGTAA